In Fructilactobacillus cliffordii, a single genomic region encodes these proteins:
- a CDS encoding bifunctional folylpolyglutamate synthase/dihydrofolate synthase: MITDYETALAYIHGRPRIKKETTQRRINELLQQLGHPERQIKTVHIVGTNGKGSVVAYLQQLLMESGLLVGAFTSPFIVRFNERIQINQVSIPDQKLVQLVQRVQPVVTELDAKDPELGPSEFELITALMYLYFHEQGVQIALVEAGIGGQSDSTNVADQALMTIITTIGMDHMAILGDTLTKIATDKAGMIREDCPTVTGPLPDEANQIVQEVAINRHSQLVQLHQQFDYHRLTAQSFSFQDQFGNIRQIKTNMIGDFEMEDAAVAIAAFRNLTQKTAMMPVTQTGNIIQSAIPKTRWAGRMEVVQTNPRTLIDGAHNVPAVRRLLETLDQFPEQRFNVVLAVLADKQYQKMVKLLRSDPRIHLYLTEFSGTGQRGSADFSDPAFADLDYITDWKTAITVAQHQTSQKDLTLITGSLLFIATVRAWFFKTTKN; encoded by the coding sequence ATGATCACAGACTACGAAACGGCGCTGGCTTACATTCACGGTCGCCCCCGAATAAAAAAAGAAACCACTCAGCGGCGGATTAACGAGCTGTTGCAACAGCTGGGTCATCCAGAACGTCAAATTAAAACGGTTCACATTGTGGGAACCAACGGTAAGGGTTCGGTCGTGGCGTACCTTCAGCAACTATTAATGGAAAGTGGTCTCTTAGTGGGAGCATTTACTTCCCCCTTTATCGTGCGGTTTAACGAGCGGATTCAGATTAATCAGGTGTCGATTCCAGATCAAAAACTGGTGCAACTCGTGCAACGGGTGCAGCCCGTGGTGACTGAGTTAGATGCTAAAGATCCAGAACTAGGTCCATCTGAATTTGAATTGATTACGGCATTGATGTACTTGTATTTTCACGAACAAGGGGTGCAAATTGCATTAGTGGAGGCGGGTATCGGGGGGCAATCTGATTCAACGAACGTTGCTGATCAAGCACTAATGACCATCATCACTACGATTGGGATGGATCACATGGCCATTTTAGGCGATACGCTTACTAAAATTGCGACTGACAAAGCCGGGATGATTCGCGAAGATTGTCCGACAGTGACCGGGCCGCTTCCTGACGAAGCCAATCAAATTGTGCAGGAGGTGGCGATTAACCGTCACAGTCAGCTTGTCCAACTGCATCAGCAGTTTGACTACCACCGACTTACTGCCCAGAGCTTTTCGTTTCAAGATCAGTTTGGCAACATCAGGCAAATTAAGACCAACATGATTGGTGATTTTGAGATGGAAGATGCCGCCGTTGCAATTGCGGCTTTTCGTAATCTAACTCAGAAAACAGCGATGATGCCGGTGACGCAGACGGGAAATATCATCCAGAGTGCGATTCCGAAGACCCGATGGGCCGGCCGAATGGAGGTAGTCCAAACAAATCCCCGAACTTTAATTGACGGAGCGCATAACGTACCTGCCGTTCGGCGATTGTTAGAAACGCTGGATCAGTTTCCAGAACAGCGATTTAACGTGGTGTTAGCGGTGCTAGCCGATAAACAGTACCAGAAGATGGTTAAACTGTTACGCAGTGATCCCCGCATTCACCTGTATCTAACTGAATTTTCCGGAACGGGTCAGCGGGGTAGTGCAGATTTTTCTGACCCGGCGTTTGCTGATTTGGATTATATTACGGATTGGAAAACGGCCATTACCGTTGCCCAGCACCAGACGTCACAGAAGGATTTAACACTGATTACGGGATCACTCTTGTTCATTGCAACCGTGCGGGCTTGGTTTTTTAAAACGACTAAAAATTAA
- a CDS encoding valine--tRNA ligase, which translates to MSKEEAKTTMSTKFDPQAVEQGMYQKWVDEGVFKPSGDEQAKPYSIVLPPPNVTGKLHLGHAWNTTLQDMLIRQKRMEGYDTLWLPGMDHAGIATQAKVEAMLQDEGISRYDLGREKFIQQVWDWKDKFAATIHEQWAKLGLSLDYDRETFTLDDGVSKAVRKVFVDLYNQGLIYRAKYIINWDPQARTALSDIEVEHKDDKGAFYHVKYQFTGDTTFDGKDYIEIATTRPETMFGDVAVAVNPSDERYKDLVGKTVIVPLVNREIPIIADHYVSPDFGTGMVKITPAHDPNDFKVGKRHDLAEINTMNEDASLNENAGKYNGMDRFEARKAIADDLEAAGAMLKVEPIVHSVGHSERTGVQVEARLSTQWFVKMKPLAEAALKNQQTDDAVNFVPERFEKTFSRWMEDVHDWVISRQLWWGHRIPAWYNKRTGEMYVGETAPKDIENWEQDPDVLDTWFSSGLWPFTTMGWPDTNSHDFKRYFPTSTMVTGYDLVFFWISRMIFQSLHFTGRRPFKDVLLHGLIRDEQGRKMSKSLGNGIDPMDVIDQYGADALRWSLSTGTTPGQDERFSYDKMDGSWKFVNKIWNASRYVIMNLGELEKPELPAESDWNLADRWILARLNKTVAAVRENYDKYNFGESNRALYDFIWNDFCDWYIEMSKETLTGDDEQAKQNTRNVLAYVLDQFLRLLHPVMPFVTEKIWLSMPHEGKSLVTATYPEVHAEFTNENAESDMEHLIEIIKAVRNIRAEAGAPLGNPVDILIKTKDTDLQRVLETNREYLDRFGHPQKLEIGADVSVPDLAMTAVVTDAEVSIPLAELIDLHEEVQRLTKEVEKFQAEVDRAKRKLANEKFVANAPAAVVDEERSKQADNEQKLAAAKKRLADVQAALED; encoded by the coding sequence ATGAGCAAGGAAGAAGCCAAAACAACCATGTCCACGAAGTTTGATCCGCAAGCCGTGGAACAAGGAATGTACCAAAAATGGGTTGACGAAGGCGTATTTAAACCCAGCGGGGATGAACAGGCCAAGCCATATTCAATTGTGCTGCCACCGCCAAACGTAACGGGAAAGCTCCACTTGGGGCACGCTTGGAACACGACGCTGCAAGATATGCTGATCCGGCAAAAGCGAATGGAAGGATACGATACGTTATGGTTACCCGGCATGGATCACGCGGGAATTGCAACGCAGGCCAAAGTGGAAGCCATGCTACAAGACGAAGGCATTTCACGGTACGATTTAGGTCGAGAAAAGTTCATTCAACAGGTTTGGGACTGGAAGGATAAGTTTGCGGCTACGATTCACGAACAGTGGGCTAAACTGGGATTATCTTTAGACTATGACCGTGAAACCTTCACCTTAGATGACGGAGTTTCAAAGGCCGTCCGGAAGGTCTTTGTGGACTTGTACAATCAAGGCCTGATTTACCGAGCTAAGTACATCATCAACTGGGATCCCCAGGCTAGAACGGCCCTCTCAGACATTGAGGTGGAACACAAAGACGACAAGGGTGCCTTTTACCACGTTAAGTATCAATTTACTGGTGACACCACGTTTGATGGTAAAGACTACATTGAAATTGCGACGACCCGGCCAGAAACAATGTTTGGGGACGTGGCCGTGGCGGTTAATCCAAGTGATGAACGTTACAAAGACTTAGTGGGCAAGACGGTCATTGTCCCGTTGGTTAATCGGGAAATTCCGATTATTGCAGACCACTATGTTTCACCTGACTTTGGAACTGGAATGGTGAAGATTACCCCGGCTCACGACCCGAATGACTTTAAGGTCGGGAAACGACATGATTTAGCAGAAATTAACACGATGAACGAGGATGCGTCCCTCAATGAAAACGCCGGGAAATACAACGGGATGGATCGATTTGAGGCCCGCAAAGCCATTGCCGACGACCTAGAAGCCGCCGGGGCCATGCTGAAGGTTGAACCAATTGTTCACTCCGTTGGGCACTCCGAACGGACGGGAGTTCAAGTCGAAGCCCGCTTGTCCACCCAATGGTTCGTGAAGATGAAGCCATTGGCAGAAGCCGCTTTGAAAAACCAACAAACGGATGATGCTGTGAACTTTGTCCCAGAACGATTTGAAAAAACGTTTAGTCGGTGGATGGAAGACGTGCATGACTGGGTTATTTCCCGGCAACTCTGGTGGGGACATCGGATTCCAGCGTGGTACAACAAGCGCACTGGTGAAATGTACGTGGGTGAAACCGCACCGAAAGACATTGAAAACTGGGAACAGGATCCAGACGTGCTGGATACCTGGTTCTCATCTGGGTTGTGGCCGTTTACAACCATGGGGTGGCCAGACACCAACTCGCATGATTTCAAGCGTTACTTCCCCACTTCAACGATGGTTACCGGTTACGACCTAGTCTTCTTCTGGATTTCGCGGATGATTTTCCAAAGCCTTCACTTTACCGGGCGACGGCCTTTCAAGGATGTCTTACTGCACGGTCTAATTCGGGATGAACAAGGTCGCAAAATGAGCAAGTCCCTTGGGAACGGAATTGACCCCATGGATGTGATTGACCAATATGGTGCGGATGCTCTGCGGTGGTCCTTATCTACTGGAACGACGCCCGGTCAAGACGAACGGTTTAGTTATGACAAGATGGATGGTTCCTGGAAGTTTGTTAACAAGATTTGGAACGCGAGTCGATACGTAATTATGAACCTCGGGGAATTGGAAAAACCAGAGTTACCAGCCGAATCAGACTGGAACCTTGCCGACCGGTGGATTTTAGCCCGTTTGAACAAGACGGTAGCAGCTGTCCGGGAAAACTACGACAAGTATAACTTTGGAGAATCCAATCGGGCCTTGTACGATTTCATCTGGAACGATTTCTGTGACTGGTACATTGAAATGAGTAAGGAAACGTTAACTGGTGACGATGAACAAGCTAAGCAAAACACGCGCAACGTGTTAGCGTACGTTCTTGACCAGTTCCTTCGGCTCTTGCATCCAGTTATGCCGTTTGTAACGGAAAAGATTTGGCTCTCCATGCCACATGAAGGGAAATCGTTGGTAACCGCTACCTATCCAGAAGTTCATGCTGAATTCACTAATGAAAATGCCGAAAGCGACATGGAACACTTGATTGAAATTATCAAAGCGGTTCGTAACATTCGGGCCGAGGCGGGAGCTCCGTTAGGAAATCCAGTTGATATTTTGATTAAGACCAAGGACACGGACTTACAACGGGTGTTAGAAACCAACCGTGAGTATTTGGACCGTTTTGGTCACCCACAAAAGTTGGAAATTGGTGCTGACGTTTCCGTACCTGACTTAGCTATGACAGCTGTGGTAACAGATGCTGAAGTTAGCATTCCACTGGCTGAATTGATTGATTTGCACGAAGAAGTGCAACGCTTAACCAAGGAAGTCGAAAAGTTCCAGGCCGAAGTTGATCGCGCTAAACGGAAGTTAGCTAATGAAAAATTCGTGGCTAATGCTCCAGCAGCGGTGGTTGATGAAGAACGCAGTAAACAAGCTGATAACGAACAAAAATTAGCAGCCGCGAAGAAACGGTTGGCTGATGTCCAAGCAGCTTTAGAAGATTAA